TGTAGATAAATGCAATCATATTCCAGCGTTGTTCAGATGATGTATTCATGTGTAGGAAGTACACAAGTTGTACAAGAACCTGAGCAACGGCAGTAAGTGCAATCACTGTCATTAAAAGACCGCGGTTAAAACCACCTGCCATTACCATTCCGAATGGGATGATGGTAAGGATTACAGATAGAATAAAACCTACAGTGTATTGCTTAAAGTTACCGTGTGACGCACCAGCAGCATTATGCTCATGACTACTCATTAGAGAACTCCCAGTAAGTAAACGACGCTGAATACACAGATCCAAACGATGTCAAGGAAGTGCCAGAACAAGCTTAAGCAAGCAAGACGACGTGTATTCGGTAAAGTCAAACCTTTAGTTTTGATTTGATACATCAATACTAACATCCACACTAAACCAGAGGTTACGTGGATACCGTGTGTACCAACCAAAGTAAAGAAAGACGACAAGAATGCACTATGAGTTGGACCGTGACCTTCTTCTACAAGGTGATGGAATTCATAGAGTTCCATACCGATGAAGGTTGCACCAAATAGGAATGTAATAAACAACCAAGTGATCACTTGATTTACATTCTTTTTATAAGATGCAAGTACAGCAAAACCGAATGTTACCGATGAAATCAATAAGGCAAATGTTTCAGTTAACACATAGCCTAATGATTCATGGAACAGTTTATATGCACTTGGAGTCCCTTCTGGAACATGACTGTTTAATACAGCGAACGCAATGAAGAGTGATCCGAAAAGAATCAAGTCACTCATCAAGTATGTCCAGAAACCAAAGACCGTTAAGTCTGTATCATCATGTTCATGATGACCATCGTGGCCGTGGTTGTCGTGATGAAGTACTTCAGCCATTTCCTTAGTCCTTCTTCAAGTGTTTTTCAAGTAAAGCATAGCGTTCGTTTTCAATACGCTCAACCTCAGCAGCTGGAACATAGTAATCAACATTCTTAGTGAATGAGCTTACGATCAAGCTAACAACAGCTGAAACGAATGAAACAACAACGAGCCACCAAACATGCCAAATGAGTGCAAAGCCAAGAACTGTAATGAACATTGCAATGACAAAACCAGCAGCACGATCAGTCGGCATGTGGATGTCTTCATATTTAGTGTTACGTGCGTATGCTACACCATTTTCTTTGTCAGTCCAGAAACGGTCAACACCGCTTGCATCTGGTTCATGCGCAAAGTTATAGAATGGAGCAGGGGAAGAAGTTGCCCACTCAAGTGTACGAGCATCCCATGGATCGCCTGTAAGGTCCATGTTGTCCTTGCGTTGCAAGAAACCAACGATGATTTGCATTAAGAAACATGCAATACCAATCGCAACAAGAACGGCACCAAATAATGCAATCGCAAGGTATGGGTCCCATTGAGGGTTGTCATATGTATTCAAACGACGAGTCATACCCATGAAACCAAGGATATAAAGTGGCATGAATGCAAAATAGAAACCGAAGAACCAGAACCAGAATGCAGCTTTACCCCATGCTTCATTGAGCTTCCAACCAAACATTTTTGGCCAGTAGTAAATGATGCCGGCAAACATACCAAACACCACACCACCGATAATTACGTTATGGAAGTGAGCGATCAAGAATAATGAGTTGTGTACAAGGAAGTCCGCAGGTGGAACAGCCATAAGTACACCAGTTAAACCACCAATACCGAATGTTACAAGGAAGCCAAGCGTCCATAACATTGGAGTAGTAAAGGTGATGCGGCCCTTATACATGGTGAATAACCAAGAGAAGATTTTCACACCAGTAGGAATCGCAATAACCATGGTCATGATACCGAAGAACGCGTTAACGTTCGCACCAGCACCCATGGTGAAGAAGTGGTGAAGCCATACAACGAACGCAAGAACAGTAATCGCGATAGTTGCATACACCATAGACTTGTAACCGAACAACGCTTTACGAGAGAAGGTTGCAACGATTTCTGAGTATAGACCAAATGCTGGTAATACCAAGATATATACTTCAGGGTGACCCCATGTCCAAATCAAGTTCACATAAAGCATTGGGCTACCGCCAAGCTCATTTGTGAAGAAATGGAAGCCGAAGTAACGGTCTAGAGTAAGCATTGCAAGCGTACCTGTTAATACAGGGAATGATGCAATGATTAGTACAGCCGTACAAAGTGAAGTCCACGTGAAAATAGGCATGTCCATTAATTTCATGCCAGGTGCACGCATTTTGATGATGGTAACGAAGAAGTTAACACCAGATAAAAGCGTACCTAGACCAGAAACCTGAAGTGCCCAGATATAGTAGTCAACACCTACACCAGGAGAATATTGAATGCCAGACAGAGGAGGGTAAGCCATCCAACCAGTCGCAGCAAATTCACCTAATACAAGTGAAAGCATCATCAAACCAGCAGCACCAGCGAATAACCAGAAGCTTAAAGAGTTTAATAATGGGAAAGCAACGTCGCGAGCACCAATCTGTAAAGGTACAGAGATGTTCATCATACCTACAACGAGACCCATTGCTACGAAGAAGATCATGATGACACCATGTGCGGTGAAGATCTGGTCATAGTGGTCAGGATGTAAATAACCTTCGCCGCCGCCTTTAGCGAGGAAAAGTTGTAAACGCATCATGATCGCATCGGCGAAACCACGCAAAAGCATGACAACAGATACGATGATATACATGATACCAATCTTTTTATGGTCTACAGTAATAAACCACTCGTTCCACAAATATCCCCATTTTTTGAAATAGGTGATACCGCCAAGCACTGCAATTGCACCAATTGCCATAAGGACCATGGTGACAAGTACGATTGGCTCTGTCGGGATAGAGTCCCAACCCAGTTTACCAAAAATCATATCCATGTCTTATTCCCCTTGAGCAGCGTGTTCAGCTGCAGCATGAGTGTCAGCTGTTGCATGTGCAGCAGAGTGGTCAGCACCATGATAGTTACTCATATACCGGTTGATAATTGTTTCAAACAATTGTGGTTCAACTGAAGAGTAATAAGTCACAGGGTGTGGCTTAGTCGGGAACGGTTTCATCGCTTCTGCTTTAGCAAGCGCTTCTTGGTCACCAGCAGCTTTAGCACGATTTACTAAATGCTCGATTTGGTGCTTAGAACGGTCGCCATCACGTAAGGTTGCCAATTCAGCTTGGTCAAGCGTAGTTTTTTGAACTGCTTCTGGATTAATAGTCGAACCATTACCTGCTTTAACAGCTGCTACCCATTCGTTAAATTGTTGCTCTGTAACGCTATGCGCTTTGAAACGCATTTGAGAGAAACCATAGCCTGAGTAGTTAGAAGAGAAACCACGATATACACCAGTTTCATTTGCTAACAAATGAAGGTGAGTTTGCATACCTGCCATTGCGTAAATCTGACCACCTAACTGCGGAATGAAGAATGAGTTCATTGTGAAGTTAGACGTGATTTTGAAACTTAACGGAGTTTTTTCTGGGAAACGTACTTCGTTAACAGTCGCAATGTTTTGTTCAGGATAAATAAAGATCCACTTGAACTGTTCAGCAATAACCTGAATAGTTAAAGGTGCTTTATCTGATTCTAAAGGACGGTATGGGTCATACTTGTGGGAACCCCACCAAGTTAACCAAGCTAAAATACCAATAATAATGACAGGGATACCCCATACTACAACTTCAATTGCAGTTGAGTGTGCCCATGTAGGTTTATAGTCTGCATCTTTATTTGACGCACGATATTTCCAACCAAACCATAATGCCATGATGATTGATGGAATCACCACAAGTAACATTAAATAGATCGCAGTCATCATAAGGTCACTTTGACCTTGACCAACTGGACCTTTAGAGTTTAGAAGTACCATATCACCACCACACCCAGTCAAAAGTGCGGCAAGCGTTGATAAAGACAATACAGCTAAAATCGTTTGTCTCATTTTACAACCTCGGTGAAGAGTCCCATTCCCTAATTAAATATGGGATAGCGATTAAAGTGTCGCATGATTGAGAACGCTAGTCTTAAAGTTTAGACTTCTCAATCATGTGACACCGCTACGTTGTAGGGCATTATGCCTCATATCGACAAACTAAGCTACACATAAAGCAGCTTGAAATAATTGTTTTAAAACCCGATTTTTTTTGTAGGGTATTGAATCTGCATAGAGCTTTTATTTAAATATCAATTCCCTATAGAAAAAAGGAGGCGGGGTGCCTCCTTTTTTTTAGACTTTAAATGAATGAGTCATTCACACTCATTTGATCACTTTTGTTCTTGCAATTTTGTCATGTAGAGCTTGTCTTTTTTGCCCTAATGCAAAAGCATAGTCAATAATTGTACTAATAGGCATAAACAGTAAGTTCAAAATAATGAAGACGATACTTCTTAATAAGAAGATGCGTGTTAGATTAACTTTACCATTCGTTTCGGCATCAACAATTTTAATTCCAACAATTTTTTTACCAATACTTTGCCCGAATTTGGTCAACATGAAAGCTTGAATAGCGAGCATTATTACTACATAAAGTAACATTGTATGCCATGCTTCAATTGGGATGAGTGTAAAAAGCTGTTGTTGAAGTTCAGCTGCTTTAGTTGATGCTACTTCTGCAGATTGCATCTGCTTTTGTAACTCAAAAAGTTGTTTATATTGAGCTTCGTTAAAGAAAAATGAAGGTATAGCTGCAATAGGAAGCCAAAGTAATAAATCAATAATTTTTGCAAGCGCACGAGAGGGAATTGAGGCAAGTTCATGTGTTTTAGTTTCTACACGAATTTGCTGAATTGTCTCATTGTAAGGCGTGTTTATATTTGCTGAAAAAGCAGAATAACCTGTAGGTTGATATACAAGTTTACCTTGGGTTAATTCTCCTAAAGCTTTCCACTCTGTCATGCCTTCATGCCAAGCTAAATCAGTCAATAAAACTTGTTGGCTTGCCAACATTTGATTTAGTTGTTCTAAGGTATAAGGCCCAGCTTGTTGATTATTACGTGCCAAGTAAATTTGCATAAGTAAAAATTCTCTATTCTAAAGATGAAAAAAGACCCACGGATGGGTCTTTTTCTATAACAAATTAGATTTGCTTGATTTTTTCTTCAGCAAGGAAGAACCATGTATCTAAAACCGAATCAGGATTAAGCGACACTGATTCAATACCTTGTTCCATTAACCATTTTGCAAGATCAGGATGGTCAGATGGCCCTTGACCACAGATACCCACATATTTACCTGCTTTACGACAAGCATGAATCGCCATAGAAAGAAGAGCTTTTACAGCAGCATCACGTTCATCAAATAGGTGAGAAACAATACCTGAGTCACGGTCAAGACCAAGTGTTAACTGAGTTAAGTCATTAGAACCGATTGAGAAGCCATCGAAGTGCTCAAGGAATTGTTCAGCTAACAACGCGTTAGTTGGTAATTCACACATCATGATAACTTTTAAGCCGTTCTCACCACGTTTTAAGCCATTTTGAGCAAGTAACTCAATTACGCGTTTTGCTTCAGATACGGTACGTACGAAAGGAATCATGATTTGGATGTTGGTTAAACCCATTTCATCACGAACTTTCTTAAGTGCACGGCATTCGAGTTCGAAACAGTCACGGAAGTTATCAGATACATAGCGGCTTGCACCACGGAAGCCCAACATTGGGTTTTCTTCTTCTGGCTCGTATAACTTACCACCAATGAGGTTTGCATATTCGTTTGACTTAAAGTCAGACATACGAACAATGACAGGTTTGTCAGCAAATGCAGCTGCAAGTGTTGCAATACCTTCAACTAGCTTTTCAACATAGAATTCTACAGGTGAAGCATAACCAGCTGTGCGGGTCATTACGGCAGCGCGAGTTTCACGAGGCAAGCTTTCAATGTTGAGAAGAGCTTTCGGGTGTACACCGATCATGCGGTTAATAATGAACTCAAGACGAGCAAGGCCAATGCCTTCATTTGGAATTTGAGCAAAGTCAAAGGCACGGTCAGGGTTACCTACGTTCATCATGATTTTGAATGAAAGCTTAGGCATAGATTCAACAGAGTTACGTTGAACTTCAAAATCTAATGCACCTTCATAGATGAAACCAGTATCACCTTCTGCACAAGAAACGGTAACTTCTTGACCATCAGTTAATACTTCAGTTGCGTTACCACAACCTACAATTGCAGGCACACCCAGTTCGCGGGCAATAATTGCAGCGTGACAAGTACGGCCACCACGGTTAGTGATAATAGCAGCTGCACGTTTCATTACTGGTTCCCAATCTGGGTCAGTCATGTCTGATACAAGTACGTCACCGTCTTGTACTTTATCCATTTCTTTAATTGAGTTAACAATACGGACTTTACCAGAACCGATACGTTGACCAATTGAACGACCTTCACAAAGTACAGTACCTTTTTGTTTGAGTAGGTAGCGTTCCATTGTGCCGACATTCTGACGACTCTTTACGGTTTCCGGGCGAGCCTGAACAATATAGATTTGACCATCGTCACCATCTTTTGCCCACTCGATATCCATTGGAGCACCATAGTGCTGTTCAATAATAAGTGCTTGCTTAGCTAACTCTTGTAATTCGTGGTCATTTAATGCGAATTGTTGACGCTCTTGTTTTTCAACGTCTACAACAACAACTGATTTACCTGCTGAACCTTCTTCACCATAAATCATTTTTTGGTGTTTAGAACCGAGGTTACGGCGTAATACCGCATGTTTACCCGCATTTAATAATGGTTTAGAGAGGTAGAATTCGTCAGGGTTAACGGCACCTTGTACAACCATTTCACCTAAACCGTAAGATGCAGTAATAAATACAACATCACGGAAACCAGATTCTGTATCAAGGGTAAACATTACACCCGCAGCGCCAGTTTCAGAACGAACCATACGCTGAACACCAGCAGAAAGTGCAACAACGTCATGATCAAAACCTTGATGCACACGGTAAGAAATTGCACGGTCGTTATATAAAGAAGCAAATACTTCTTTGATGGCAATAAGTACGTTCTCAATACCGCGAATATTCAAGAAAGTTTCTTGTTGACCCGCGAAAGATGCATCTGGTAAATCTTCAGCAGTTGCAGATGAACGAACGGCAACCGCGATATCAGGGTTGCCGTTAGAAAGTGTTGTAAAAGCGGCGCGAATTTCTTGTTCTAGGGTTGCAGTGAGTGGAGTCTCTACAATCCATTGACGAATTTTAGCGCCTGTTTCTGCAAGTGCATTTACGTCATCAACGTTAAGCTGTGCAAGTTCTGCTTGAATTCGAGCGTTAAGACCGCTTTGGTCTAAGAACTCACGATAGGCCTCAGCAGTTGTTGCAAAACCACCAGGTACCGATACACCAGCATTTGATAAATGGCTGATCATTTCACCCAAAGATGAGTTTTTCCCACCTACGAGTTCGACATCGTGTTTCCCTAATTTTTCTAGACCGATTACGCGCGCTTCCAAAGTTTTCACTCCACTTTTGCAGTATTAATGTCTATCTTGGCATGAAATTAAAAAAATAAAGTGCTTAGTTGAGAATTTTACTAAGCGACAGTCATGTAAGATCAGTTTACTATAAAGATTATATAGCACTAAGACAAATGTTTAAGGAGAATTTTAATGTCAGAAAGTAAACAGTATAAGCGGAGTGTTTTTTTTATTTCTGATGGAACTGCAATTACTGCCGAGACTCTTGGACATTCGTTATTAGCCCAATTTCCTAATGTAGATTTTGATATTCACATTATGCCTTATATCACAACTGAAGAAGCTGCAATGGCGGTTGTGGTTGAGATTAATCAATGTCAAAACAGAGATGGGTGCTTACCATTAGTATTTGATACGTTAGTTGATCCGCATGTGCGAGAAATCATTAATACGGCTAAAGCAGTTAATTTAGATGTGTTTGAAGGATTAATTAGTAAGCTAGAGCAAGAACTAGGAACACCACCAACAACATTGGTTGGACAAACACATGCGGTAACCGATTCTGAATATTATAAAGCCCGTATTGATGCTGTTCATTTCGCACTTGATAACGATGATGGAGCACGTACTCGTCATTATGACAAAGCTGATTTAATTTTAATTGGTGTGTCTCGTTCTGGTAAAACACCGACCTCGATTTATCTATCTTTACAGTTTGGTATCCGTGTTGCTAACTATCCTTTAACAGAAGAAGATTTAGATGATAACCGTCTGCCGGCTGTACTTAGACAGCACCGTAGCAAACTCTTTGGTTTAATGATTGATGCGGAGCGTTTAGTTGCGATCCGAAGTGAGCGTAAAGCAAATAGTCGATATGCAAGTTTTAGTCAGTGTCAAATGGAATTAAGAGCGATTGAAGGTATTTATATTTCTGAAGGAATTAAATATTTAAATGTAACGGAAATGTCAATTGAAGAAATTTCTACTCGTATTTTACAAATGACTGGTTTAAAACGTCGTATCGGTTAATTAAATCAAATATTTATTTTAACCATTCAATTTGAATGTTGTTGATATGAACAAATTGAATGGTTTAAAAAATAAAACACAATAAAAATAAAAGTTTTAAATATAAAACACTAAGTTAATAAATGGTTTCTAATTAGTTATCGGCACGTAGACTTTTTACATTAAGTTTGTGAGATAAAATTAGCTTTTTGAAACGAAATGTATGGGATAAAAAGAAGAATAAAAACTCTAATTATTTATTTTTTCTAAATATTTGTTCAAAAACTAAAATTTATTTTTAAAATTTAAAAAATGATAAATAGGTCACACTATTTGTTTTTTGTGAGATTAAATATTCAATTTTAACTATAATTTCTCATCTCGATATGGGACTATCCGATTATCAAAATGCTAAAAAAATGTGTTTTTTCATTGGTATATCTCTTACCAATTCATTTATACGCAGCTCAAGTTGATGTATTACGTGAGCAAGCTATTCAAAATTATAGAGCAGGACAAACGCAACAAGCTGTATCTCAACTAGATCAATTGTTAAAAAATAATCCACATGACCAAAAATTGCTTGCGGATTATTTCGTTATTATGTCCAGTGAAAAAAAGGACCTAATGAGTTTTTCATATTTTTTGGGAAATATTAATTATGTGAATTTTCCAGAATATGCACAGCTACCTTTAATTCAAAATTTCCGTGATTTTAAACACTTTAAAACTGCAATTGATTGGTCAAATAAGTTCAATATTCAAAAGTCAGTTGATGGGCGTATTTTATTATCGGTTTTGTATGCTGAAGCTCAGGACACAGCAAATGCGAAAACTCAGTTATCGAACATCAATATTAAAGGTTTAACTGCTGATCAGTTAGTACGAGTTGCCTATGCTTACCGATTATTAAATTTACCTGTAGATGCTTTAACTACAATTGAGCATGCTTATCAGCAACAACCGAAATCTTCATCAGTTTTACAAGAATATGTTTATGACTTAATCGCTGTAGGAGCATATAAAAAAGCCCAGCAATTATTACAGTCAAGTGAAAAAAATGAGCAAATAGAGCAATTACAGCAGACTTTACAAGTGAGTGAATTTTCTCAACATGTAAATAATGCAATTGCGCGTTATAAGTATCTAAATCGTCAAGGTTTATCTGATACGGAAAGTTTCGCCGAATTAGATGCAGTGCTGATGCAGGGTCAAAAAATGCAACAGCAGATGAAAACTACTGATCCTAACTATTTAAAATTTCATTACGATTATTTATACGCGTTAGATTTTAGAGGTCGTGCAAAAGCAGTCTTAGATAACTTTACGCAGTTAAATCTTCCCATTGAGAAATTACCAGCATATGTACGTCATGCAATTGCTGATAGTTATTTGACTGAGCAAAAACCAAAGCAGGCCGAGCTTGCTTATAAAACACTTTTAACGGAAAAGAATTATGCAGATATGACCGTGTATACGGGACTGTATTATTCTTATATCGAACAAGAAAAATATAAGGAAGCGGAACAGCTTCTAACCGAGGTTGATCATCTTATCCCTACCTATAAATATAGTCAGGCTAAAGGTGTAGACAAAACCAGTCATCCTGATCGTGACGATTATATTGCTTTGCAAGGGATGCATTTAGCCTATGCCAACCATTTAGATCAAGCTGAAAATCATTTTAAAAAATTGGTAGAACGAGCACCTGCTAATGAAAGTTTGGTAAATAACCTCGCACGTGTTGAGCGCTGGAGAGAAAAGCCTTTAGAAGCTAAAAAAACAATTTCTCGTTTAAATGGTTTAGATCCAGTCGCTAAAGATACGCGTGTTAACCAAATGCAAAATGCTCAAGCTTTAGGCGATATTCCAGAATGGCGTAAAAATACAGAAAGCCTTTTGCAATATTATCCTGAAGATACAGGAGTGATTAAAAGTCGAAAAGAATTAGATGACCGTAATAGAGCCACCATTTCGCACTCAACGACTTGGGGACAAAGTAAGGCGGATAATAGTGATGCTGTCAGTGGGCAAAACGGCTTAAAAGACAGAGAAATGGAGACGCGTCTTAATAGTCCTTGGATAAAAGATAATTATCGGTTATTTGCTTGGCATCAAGATCGTTACGGAGAATATCGTTTTGGTGATGTCGATAACCAGCGTTATGGTGTTGGTGCAGAATGGCAAGCAAACCGT
This window of the Acinetobacter sp. XH1741 genome carries:
- a CDS encoding cytochrome o ubiquinol oxidase subunit IV, which produces MSSHEHNAAGASHGNFKQYTVGFILSVILTIIPFGMVMAGGFNRGLLMTVIALTAVAQVLVQLVYFLHMNTSSEQRWNMIAFIYTILCIAVLLIGSVWIMNYLHYNMMI
- the cyoC gene encoding cytochrome o ubiquinol oxidase subunit III, with translation MAEVLHHDNHGHDGHHEHDDTDLTVFGFWTYLMSDLILFGSLFIAFAVLNSHVPEGTPSAYKLFHESLGYVLTETFALLISSVTFGFAVLASYKKNVNQVITWLFITFLFGATFIGMELYEFHHLVEEGHGPTHSAFLSSFFTLVGTHGIHVTSGLVWMLVLMYQIKTKGLTLPNTRRLACLSLFWHFLDIVWICVFSVVYLLGVL
- the cyoB gene encoding cytochrome o ubiquinol oxidase subunit I, whose protein sequence is MDMIFGKLGWDSIPTEPIVLVTMVLMAIGAIAVLGGITYFKKWGYLWNEWFITVDHKKIGIMYIIVSVVMLLRGFADAIMMRLQLFLAKGGGEGYLHPDHYDQIFTAHGVIMIFFVAMGLVVGMMNISVPLQIGARDVAFPLLNSLSFWLFAGAAGLMMLSLVLGEFAATGWMAYPPLSGIQYSPGVGVDYYIWALQVSGLGTLLSGVNFFVTIIKMRAPGMKLMDMPIFTWTSLCTAVLIIASFPVLTGTLAMLTLDRYFGFHFFTNELGGSPMLYVNLIWTWGHPEVYILVLPAFGLYSEIVATFSRKALFGYKSMVYATIAITVLAFVVWLHHFFTMGAGANVNAFFGIMTMVIAIPTGVKIFSWLFTMYKGRITFTTPMLWTLGFLVTFGIGGLTGVLMAVPPADFLVHNSLFLIAHFHNVIIGGVVFGMFAGIIYYWPKMFGWKLNEAWGKAAFWFWFFGFYFAFMPLYILGFMGMTRRLNTYDNPQWDPYLAIALFGAVLVAIGIACFLMQIIVGFLQRKDNMDLTGDPWDARTLEWATSSPAPFYNFAHEPDASGVDRFWTDKENGVAYARNTKYEDIHMPTDRAAGFVIAMFITVLGFALIWHVWWLVVVSFVSAVVSLIVSSFTKNVDYYVPAAEVERIENERYALLEKHLKKD
- the cyoA gene encoding ubiquinol oxidase subunit II; translation: MRQTILAVLSLSTLAALLTGCGGDMVLLNSKGPVGQGQSDLMMTAIYLMLLVVIPSIIMALWFGWKYRASNKDADYKPTWAHSTAIEVVVWGIPVIIIGILAWLTWWGSHKYDPYRPLESDKAPLTIQVIAEQFKWIFIYPEQNIATVNEVRFPEKTPLSFKITSNFTMNSFFIPQLGGQIYAMAGMQTHLHLLANETGVYRGFSSNYSGYGFSQMRFKAHSVTEQQFNEWVAAVKAGNGSTINPEAVQKTTLDQAELATLRDGDRSKHQIEHLVNRAKAAGDQEALAKAEAMKPFPTKPHPVTYYSSVEPQLFETIINRYMSNYHGADHSAAHATADTHAAAEHAAQGE
- a CDS encoding RDD family protein; this encodes MQIYLARNNQQAGPYTLEQLNQMLASQQVLLTDLAWHEGMTEWKALGELTQGKLVYQPTGYSAFSANINTPYNETIQQIRVETKTHELASIPSRALAKIIDLLLWLPIAAIPSFFFNEAQYKQLFELQKQMQSAEVASTKAAELQQQLFTLIPIEAWHTMLLYVVIMLAIQAFMLTKFGQSIGKKIVGIKIVDAETNGKVNLTRIFLLRSIVFIILNLLFMPISTIIDYAFALGQKRQALHDKIARTKVIK
- the ppsA gene encoding phosphoenolpyruvate synthase — its product is MKTLEARVIGLEKLGKHDVELVGGKNSSLGEMISHLSNAGVSVPGGFATTAEAYREFLDQSGLNARIQAELAQLNVDDVNALAETGAKIRQWIVETPLTATLEQEIRAAFTTLSNGNPDIAVAVRSSATAEDLPDASFAGQQETFLNIRGIENVLIAIKEVFASLYNDRAISYRVHQGFDHDVVALSAGVQRMVRSETGAAGVMFTLDTESGFRDVVFITASYGLGEMVVQGAVNPDEFYLSKPLLNAGKHAVLRRNLGSKHQKMIYGEEGSAGKSVVVVDVEKQERQQFALNDHELQELAKQALIIEQHYGAPMDIEWAKDGDDGQIYIVQARPETVKSRQNVGTMERYLLKQKGTVLCEGRSIGQRIGSGKVRIVNSIKEMDKVQDGDVLVSDMTDPDWEPVMKRAAAIITNRGGRTCHAAIIARELGVPAIVGCGNATEVLTDGQEVTVSCAEGDTGFIYEGALDFEVQRNSVESMPKLSFKIMMNVGNPDRAFDFAQIPNEGIGLARLEFIINRMIGVHPKALLNIESLPRETRAAVMTRTAGYASPVEFYVEKLVEGIATLAAAFADKPVIVRMSDFKSNEYANLIGGKLYEPEEENPMLGFRGASRYVSDNFRDCFELECRALKKVRDEMGLTNIQIMIPFVRTVSEAKRVIELLAQNGLKRGENGLKVIMMCELPTNALLAEQFLEHFDGFSIGSNDLTQLTLGLDRDSGIVSHLFDERDAAVKALLSMAIHACRKAGKYVGICGQGPSDHPDLAKWLMEQGIESVSLNPDSVLDTWFFLAEEKIKQI
- a CDS encoding pyruvate, water dikinase regulatory protein; protein product: MSESKQYKRSVFFISDGTAITAETLGHSLLAQFPNVDFDIHIMPYITTEEAAMAVVVEINQCQNRDGCLPLVFDTLVDPHVREIINTAKAVNLDVFEGLISKLEQELGTPPTTLVGQTHAVTDSEYYKARIDAVHFALDNDDGARTRHYDKADLILIGVSRSGKTPTSIYLSLQFGIRVANYPLTEEDLDDNRLPAVLRQHRSKLFGLMIDAERLVAIRSERKANSRYASFSQCQMELRAIEGIYISEGIKYLNVTEMSIEEISTRILQMTGLKRRIG
- the pgaA gene encoding poly-beta-1,6 N-acetyl-D-glucosamine export porin PgaA — its product is MLKKCVFSLVYLLPIHLYAAQVDVLREQAIQNYRAGQTQQAVSQLDQLLKNNPHDQKLLADYFVIMSSEKKDLMSFSYFLGNINYVNFPEYAQLPLIQNFRDFKHFKTAIDWSNKFNIQKSVDGRILLSVLYAEAQDTANAKTQLSNINIKGLTADQLVRVAYAYRLLNLPVDALTTIEHAYQQQPKSSSVLQEYVYDLIAVGAYKKAQQLLQSSEKNEQIEQLQQTLQVSEFSQHVNNAIARYKYLNRQGLSDTESFAELDAVLMQGQKMQQQMKTTDPNYLKFHYDYLYALDFRGRAKAVLDNFTQLNLPIEKLPAYVRHAIADSYLTEQKPKQAELAYKTLLTEKNYADMTVYTGLYYSYIEQEKYKEAEQLLTEVDHLIPTYKYSQAKGVDKTSHPDRDDYIALQGMHLAYANHLDQAENHFKKLVERAPANESLVNNLARVERWREKPLEAKKTISRLNGLDPVAKDTRVNQMQNAQALGDIPEWRKNTESLLQYYPEDTGVIKSRKELDDRNRATISHSTTWGQSKADNSDAVSGQNGLKDREMETRLNSPWIKDNYRLFAWHQDRYGEYRFGDVDNQRYGVGAEWQANRKALSAIFSQGTDGGQAGIRLDWSQWLNDHWQYQLQYNSQADIPLQAIDAGEDGQSYRAALTWQKDESRQIGASYGLTDISDGNKQQEFSTFWREKLFAAPHHITYGTVRGFYGSNSQDQTAYFSPSSHYSAELNLSHDWVTWREYERSFKQHFEAGVGLYKQADYSTKPTYSLQYQHQWQLSRTWQLNYGVGWQYHPYDGHGEQHTYGIFGFEGRF